The Toxorhynchites rutilus septentrionalis strain SRP chromosome 3, ASM2978413v1, whole genome shotgun sequence genome includes a region encoding these proteins:
- the LOC129779293 gene encoding putative nuclease HARBI1, with product MISFDFWLSDDESDNENNATLVRLERRKLRDKSNPLEIPHDAFVKYFRVSKDLFRHLLNIVEGKLGVSSGSSSVLPITKLSAALRFFAEGGYQKGVGNDLFAGMAQPTLSNALSSIIAVLEVCPTAIQFPMNEEEINAIKLAFYEKTGFPGVIGCVDGTHIRIISPSADLQHLYYNRKGFHSLNVMLVCDHKHMIRYVDANNPGSNHDSFIWNKSPLDAMLNERFQNGERNTWLLGDAGYPLKPYLVTPFRTSISTPSSQRQTKFNEMHSKTRMIVERTIGVLKNVFRCTLGARQLHYKPEKAARIVNVCCALHNLRLQFNVPIDEQNWLPIVNNEVIDATPSDAVNLSANDIRQQIMNSIA from the exons ATGATTTCCTTTGATTTTTGGTTGAGTGATGACGAGAGTGATAACGAAAACAACGCTACACTTGTGCGACTGGAACGGCGGAAATTAAGAGACAAAAGTAATCCTCTTGAAATACCACACGATGC GTTTGTAAAATATTTCCGCGTCTCGAAAGATCTCTTCAGGCATCTGCTCAACATAGTTGAGGGCAAACTAGGAGTGTCTTCTGGATCTTCATCGGTGCTTCCAATAACAAAGCTATCAGCAGCATTGAGATTCTTTGCTGAAGGTGGTTATCAGAAGGGCGTAGGAAATGATTTGTTTGCAGGAATGGCACAACCTACACTATCGAACGCTTTATCGTCGATAATTGCCGTTTTAGAAGTTTGTCCGACTGCCATACAGTTTCCTATGAATGAGGAGGAAATAAATGCAATCAAACTTGCTTTCTACGAGAAAACCGGATTCCCAGGTGTAATAGGATGTGTAGACGGTACACACATTCGGATTATTTCCCCTAGTGCTGATTTGCAGCATCTTTATTATAACAGGAAAGGATTTCACAGTTTGAACGTCATGCTG GTCTGTGATCATAAGCACATGATTCGTTACGTGGATGCCAACAACCCAGGCTCTAACCATGATTCGTTCATCTGGAATAAAAGTCCTTTAGATGCCATGCTTAATGAGAGGTTCCAAAATGGCGAAAGAAATACGTGGCTTTTAG GAGATGCAGGGTATCCTTTGAAACCTTACTTAGTGACACCCTTTCGCACTTCTATCAGCACACCAAGTTCACAAAGGCAAACTAAGTTTAATGAGATGCATTCGAAAACAAGGATGATTGTAGAGAGAACCATCGGAGTGCTGAAAAACGTTTTTCGATGCACTTTAGGCGCTCGTCAGCTGCACTACAAGCCAGAGAAAGCAGCCCGAATTGTGAACGTGTGTTGTGCTTTACACAATCTTCGACTGCAATTCAATGTACCGATTGATGAACAAAATTGGCTGCCGATAGTAAATAATGAAGTCATCGATGCCACGCCAAGTGATGCAGTTAACTTATCAGCCAATGACATTCGGCAACAAATAATGAACTCAATCGCTTAA
- the LOC129774550 gene encoding uncharacterized protein LOC129774550: MEVKQVRVTNCKQFELLVARMEAHPAVARGVMFCQASRITKERYTEIWKDLATGLNSLGPPTRSVHEWQKVWTDFKLKVKRKLTHNKRETEATGGGPNQTMLLTSIEEAVVNLLSLDRAIDQSGPVFGLPIRESSSPNNTLEGLMIKPTPEQELNDIENAGSSNDGQNKRKRTLRHTLQDTDNRLNMLEKQTKFLKQMAENSAETARYTKKIFKLKEEEVKENQAYTLRKEKQR; the protein is encoded by the exons atggaagtgaaacA AGTGCGTGTGACTAACTGCAAGCAGTTTGAACTTCTTGTGGCCCGGATGGAAGCACATCCTGCGGTGGCAAGGGGAGTAATGTTTTGTCAAGCTTCGCGCATAACCAAGGAGCGTTATACGGAAATTTGGAAGGATCTGGCCACCGGCTTGAATAGCCTCGGTCCCCCAACGAGGTCGGTCCatgaatggcagaaa GTTTGGACAGACTTCAAGCTGAAGGTGAAACGCAAGCTCACCCATAATAAGCGCGAGACAGAAGCGACTGGTGGAGGGCCCAACCAAACGATGCTTTTAACATCGATAGAGGAAGCGGTAGTTAATCTGTTGTCTCTCGATCGGGCTATTGACCAATCTG GTCCTGTATTTGGCCTACCCATTCGCGAGTCATCATCACCGAACAACACTCTAGAAGGCCTGATGATCAAGCCAACACCAGAACAGGAATTAAACGATATTGAGAATGCAGGGAGTAGCAACGACGgccaaaacaaacgaaaacgtACACTACGCCATACTCTACAGGATACAGACAACCGTCTCAATATGCTAGAAAAACAGACAAAATTTCTGAAGCAAATGGCCGAAAATTCTGCAGAAACCGCCCGATACACGAAGAAAATATTCAAGCTGAAGGAAGAGGAGGTCAAGGAAAATCAGGCGTACACACTACGGAAGGAAAAACAAAGATAG